The following are from one region of the Pseudostreptobacillus hongkongensis genome:
- the rpsO gene encoding 30S ribosomal protein S15, which yields MAMRSKAEIVAEFGRDAKDTGSANVQVAILTERINHLTEHLKFHFKDVHSRAGLLKLVGKRRRLLNYIKNRNVDEYRELIERLGIRK from the coding sequence ATGGCAATGAGAAGTAAAGCTGAAATAGTAGCTGAATTTGGAAGAGATGCTAAAGATACAGGATCAGCAAATGTACAAGTAGCAATTTTAACAGAAAGAATTAATCACTTAACTGAACACTTAAAATTCCATTTTAAAGATGTTCATTCAAGAGCAGGATTATTAAAATTAGTAGGTAAAAGAAGAAGATTATTAAACTATATCAAAAACAGAAATGTTGATGAATATAGAGAATTAATTGAAAGATTAGGAATTAGAAAATAG